Genomic segment of Falco peregrinus isolate bFalPer1 chromosome 5, bFalPer1.pri, whole genome shotgun sequence:
TCTCAGGAAAGATGTGGGCTAACAGCAAACAAACCTCTAAAAGCAAAGGCCTGTTTCCCTAACTTCATGTTAGGCTGGATGCCTTAAACAAATCCACACTGATAACATATATCAACAAAGTGTATTTGAGAACGAAGAGAAATCAAATAGTTTTCTGACCTGTAAAGGAAGACAAGTGAAACCAAGTTCTCATCATCCACTTGGCAAGCTGTGCTTAGACAGTCTATCCTTCCCTACGAGCTTCTTCCCAAAGAACCAAAAGCAGTATTTCCCCCACCGTCCACAATATACTCCTTGTGCAAGCAAAAGAGACAGGGCAGCTGGCCaagaatgaaatataaaataaaaaatttctgcCTTGCTTATTGCATGTTCATCTGAAACCCTAGAAACATTCACAAAATTATACATATTCATTGAAGTATCTGAGAATGGTGGTAATCCAaagatggagaaggaaaggacCTGGAAAAACAAGCCATCTTCCTTAAGGTCACACACTGACAGAACTAGAATAGCATTTCAACCACTCCAACTGCCAGATGACACAGCTCTCTTTCAGAAACATAAAGAGGACATCGCAGGACTGTAACACCCAAGGCATTCAATGATGCCAATATCTACATACATAAAAACGTTACAGGCTAATCAAAGAGTGCCTCTTGCAACAAGATGGTCTTAAACAACACAGGCATATGATACAACATCCAGTGGCAGCGCTTCAGAGAAGTGTGTCAAAACATTCAGTAGACCTGATAGGGACCGACAGTACCTGTAGGAGATTTGggtttcccttctgcagctgatGAAGATGGACCTGTGCCATTGGATGAATGGGGCGATCTCTGGTTGTCCCTTTTACTTTGAGGGGATTCTTTCATTCGGTTCACTACATCTTCAGACAGCTGAAACATATGTGCACAGGAAACAAGTTAACCGAGTCAACTCttaatgtatatatatttcaCTGTAACAACTCCCCATTTGGTAGTTTCCACACTATTGCGGAAGTATTGTCAGATTCCTCATTTCAGTGCCACGGTCCTTCAAATCCAGGTGTTCAACAACTGTACGCTGaccttacattttaaaaatacatactttataATTAAGTGATAAAAACCTCCTATCTACTGACCCTGAAGGCTTCACTGAACACCTACAATTACTCTTCCACAAATACTAACAAAGGTGGAAAGCACTGCTAAACAAGCCGACCCCTGGAGTAGGGACATATTTACCAGAAGTGGAAGGAAAGGAACTAAGCAGGCTGTAGATCTGTCCGTCcatcctccttcttcccccatgCTTGCTAAGCCAGCTCAGCATGGCAGAAGTGCTGCAAACCATATGGCAGGGAACAGCTGCACAGCCCTCCCATTCATGTAATGctgcaaacatttttgcaaTCTCAATTTCATTCTCACTTCCTTACTTGGgtccaaacagaaaagaaagaaaagtttaagtTTTCTGGCAATGGAGTCCAAGGAGTTTCTCACAGCACTGTTAAGATTGaccccttcctccttccaggCTTCTGTGCTGACTGTTCTGGCTCCAGAACAAAATGAATTGAGGCTGTTTCCCTAACTAGGCTGGTCACAGTAGAAGACATGTTGCCACTATTATCCTATTTAACTGCATCTTTAACATATTCATTACACATTGTTATCATGCTACATTCCTCTTTAGGgcaactgttttttaaaaacacagatgcGTAAAAAGCCAGACTTAATTAAGGGCAGGCTCAGTGGAACTTCTtagctgcaaaaaaaacccaccaaacatcATCCTTGCCACGAAGAATGGGTAATGATTATTCCTGACATTGATTTCAGGAAGTCAAACGGAACACTCTACAAAGGCCACAGCTCATTTAACCTAATCAGCTACCATGAGATACATAGGGCATCTTCATCTCGAGCTCCTGGAGGTCGTAAACAGACcagtaaaaataaacccacattTTTCTCTAGTTCCATCAGCATCTAGCTGGACGGAGCAGCTAACTAAATTAAAGCACCAGAACAAATTATGTCTATAGTAGGTGAGGGGGAGTCCTGTAAAGAGAAATCAGGCAAGAACTTCATCCAACACTTTAAAAAGGAGATTGGCACAATCTTAGTTAACTTTTGTCAAGTGATTAGTCAAAATGGGATGAAAAGTAAGTAACCACATCCTGCAAGCTCATTTTAGACAAACCTTAGGGGGAAACCTGATAAAAATATGAACCACCAACAATGACAAcgataattaataaaaattaaaaaaaaaacccacaacttaaCCAATGAAAAATAGGGACAGAAATCTTGATGGGCAAAAAAACATTCCTTAATGGTACCACCACCACTCTCCAGGGCTTGTTTTCAAACACACGTGCAGTCGTCCGATCAAAGTTCAAGAAGTAGCTTCCCACTGCCCCTCCTAGAAACACCACTAAATCCTCACAAATCCTTACAATCTCTTACCTGTCCGCCTGTTCAGAAAGCAGTGCTTTGCCAAGACTCTTGGTAGCACCAATAAGGGCAGAGGTGTCTCCCCTTGGATGCCCTCAGAGCCAGGCAGTGCTTTTAGCACCAAACTGCTTGCAAAGCACAAGGCAGGGGCAAGATAGCTCACTCAGCAGTGAGAGGGGAAAGCGGGCTGAGAGCAGAGTTCGGAAGGGCTGGTGTGTCATGCTCACCATGCTCAGGCCCTCGGCCCTCTCACCCACCACTGTCCCGTCATCCTATCACCCCTCCAGCTCTCTACTCCTTCCagtttcccctctcctccttcttGCTGGTTTTCCCCGCTCACCCCTTCCAACTCCGTACCACATTCCCCAGACCACCCTGCCCTACCCTGCCACTCCATCAGGGTCTCCCTCACGCCGgtccctgccctctgccccccGCCTCCAGCACCCCCGGCCTCCGCAGCCTCGAGCACCCGGCCCCCGAACCCTCGGGCCTCCTCACCCTGATGCCCTGCAGCACCCGCACTTGCTCCCGCTCATCCAGCCCGAAGGAGACCTTCCTGCCGCCGTGGCTGCTCTCGCTGCCCCCCATGTCGGCAGGGCGGCCGCTGGGGACGCCTCTCCCCTCCGCGCCCACCACTCGCACCGGTCTGCCGCCGCAGAGAGCGCCCCGCCCCTTCCGCCGCCTGCCAACATACCCGCGCCCCATTGGCGGCCGCCTCTGGCACGGCCAATAGCGCGGCGCGGTACTGGCGGCCAGCCGCGGTGCAGGCTGGGGGCCGTAGGCTGCCGGCGGCGGCTGCGCGGGCTGCGGTGCGCAGGGCGCGGGCGGCCTGACCCGGCCCCGCAGAAGCTGCGCTCCGGGACGGGCCACCTCGTTATCCTCACCCTGCGACATACCCATGGCGGCACCAAAGCGCGGCCGGGCCCGCCAggcttcttcctcccctcccgcGGCAAGGGCTGTGCCCACCCTCCGCACCCAAGGCAGGATCGCAGCACCTCGTGAACCCCCACCGCGATGCACCCAGCTCACCCGTCTTCTCCGCTGGGTCAAAATTAtggaagcaagaaaacaaaacgaCGTGTAACCACGCAGAAAATAAGCCAGGAAGGTACAAAGCTTATTTGCTAGCTCCAGGATTGAGGAACCACCCAGGCATTATCCACCAGGGAGGATGCACGACCTGACAAGCCCCCATGGATGTCCAAGGccctcagcaccagcaccagcgagacaaagcagcagcagcccacagcgAGCGTGGGCACCCCCTCACCCTCCCAGGAATCCCTTGCCTACTTTCACACACACCACAGTCCTGGAAGGAGTTCCCCACCCCAACACATCAGCTCACATCTCTggtgattaaaaacaaaattacagtCTACAACCTCCAGTCAATTTTACAGGAGCTGTTCTGGGCAGAACtcacctccctgctcctctcagcCACCCTGTTCCAGCCAGACCTACTCAATGTGCCGTTACCACCCGTGACAGGCGCGTGCGTGGGTCCCACGTAGGTCAGGCCGCCGTTGCAGATACAGTCCCCATTGCCAGGCGTGGCCGATCCCCAGcctaaacaaaaagaaagagaaacaagacaATGTAAAGTACAAGCAGCTGGACCAAGTGGCAGCTCTGAAGGATCTTTACCCAACAAACTTTCTGTATTCCCAGAAATACAGGCCATGTGATGACCTATATGGCTTTGTGCGTTTGTGACTAGACAGTTAACGAAGCCCTGGCATTGACACACTACTTACCTGTTACTTAGTAGCACATCAGGGCAGTTTTAACTGTTTAATGCTTATTCTTCACTACAGTTAATGTGGCAATCACAGCTTTGACTCAGCACTGGGACTCTGGCCAGCTTTAAGGAAGTATTTGGAACTCTTTGCCCCACAAGATGTCCAGGCTTCTTCCCTCTAGCAAGTTCCTGGAAGCAGGGagtatttttgttatttgtgtAATGCTTTGCACAATGGGCCTATTGCTTGAGCTCTCAAGGGCACTGATCGTGGTACCATCAGCTGTTTGCACCACACAGAAGCACTGCACGTACACGGTGCAAGAGCAAAGGTCTGGCTAAAGCCAAACCACAATCCCTCCCAGAACACTCTCACCAGCCTCTTACTTCTTACCTGCTACCTGCTTGCTTCATTTGATGGCATCCAGGTTTTGTACTGAAAAAGCCTGTGAACAGTCATTCCTTTTTTGCCACCTTTGTACTCTCTGGGTTGCACAGACCTGCAGCATTGCTCTTCCAGACCGGTGAGTTCTCAACCATGTAATTACTCTTCCAGAAGTCTTCCCATAACTTTGATTATTCCTGCCATCCTTCCTTAGGCCTTTTTCAGGTGTAATTCCAGCCAGGTAGCAGGCATCATCTGCAAAGATCCACATGGGAGAGTGGGCAAAGACGAACAAAACTGCACCTCACCTACAGCCTGTGGTCTCTAAGAGCCCAAGGAAGCCCATCAGGGCCCACTACCTGTGGGACACTGATGTGGAAGCAGCTGTGATAAAGGTGGAGGAGCTGTGCAGCAACTTAAACACCTCTCCACCTATGCAGGAGCAGAGGACGTCAAAGTTATCCTAGGAAATGCTACTGCTGGAGTTAATTCCCACACTTTTCTGCTGGGAGGCTGGAAGGAGCTCCGAAAGGTGCTATTGCACAAGGGCATGACCCAGTCCCAAGGCAGAGACAAAGTTCACCCTATTTCCCCAGCCTGTACACCCCCACAAAAGAGTACTTCATGGGTACTGATTACTGCCAGCACATTTAGCTGTTACCCAGCAGCTATCACATCCTCCCTGCAGCCAGAAAATTATTCCTGACACACAGGGTCCATTTCAAAGCCCAGAACAAGAAATACGTGAGTGAATTCCAACTTCCACATAAGccttttcccaagtaacagaGAAAGATACCCTGTATTAAAGATCCCTGATGCCAGGAGCACCAAGGTCTAGTTACCAAGAGAGAGGTCAAGGCTTCACCGACAATTATTTAGACTTAGAGACCACTCTCTGCACAGTCATTTGATGTCCTTCTAATACCCttccaagaaggaaaaactCATCTCTGACAAGAGGACATCCTGTTATTCCATTATCTGCTGTATTTgttcaggaatttaaaaaaaaataaaatccaaaagttGTTTTCTCCATAATATGGGTCATCCGAGAAAGAAAATATGACCATTTATGccaaacttaattttatttctttattttacaaacaaaaatatacatttattctatattttctctctttacCCCCCCAGGCATAACACACTTCTGCTCATGGACCATTTTGAATATGGCCCAAAgtattatatatacataaaaatacaacagGAGGAAGGTCAGTCCATGACCTAGTGCAGAAGCTCCTCAGCAGCAGAACATGGGACGCTCCAGAAATACTGGAGTCCTGCCAGCAAAGGACAGGATGGACCTGTCTACCACCTGCAAAGGTGATCCTTCAGCACTGAATTCAGCTGATAAAACCGCAAACTCATAACCTGCTCTTCACATCACCAAGGAGGGCAAATTAGTCCTCTTGGCCAGGGTGTTGAGTCAGCAAATACTCCTTGGGACAGAAAAGCAGTTGCTCCTTTATTACTCAACTGCTTTAATACCTTCGTATCCCTTGGCTCTGTCCAAGGCCCACCAACTCCAGGGAAGCTTTGCAAGTTTCCCCACTTCCTAAGAGCAGCTCGGGATCAGTGTTGTAAAGCAGCAttaggagcagcagcaggacaatTCAGGCACCATGTCATCCATCCCTTTTAGAGTAAGTAAGCAAGCAAGCATGGCTCAGGCGGATTCACAGGAAGTGACAGGAGGAGCATGGAACACTTCTGTAATGTGGCAAGGGCTGACTCTGCCAGTTGCTTGTCCAGCCCTCACACAGTCATTGCATGGAGGGGAAAGGTTAAAGACTGTTGACCTAGGTGAGACAGTTCAGCTCTCACACACAAATAAACAGAAgacttttttcctcaaaaagtaaatgtgaaagaaaaaccaaacccaaaaacaaagctgtgggggtggtgtttgttttcaagGTGCCAGTGCTACTTAAGAGGCCTGTCAGGCAAAGTCCTCAGGCAGAACAGAGAGGCTTCATTGCTCATTAACAAAACAATATAAGCAAATGGCCTGCATAGTTTTGGCAACCAATACGAACTTTGTGTTCTTACCCAAACCTTCTTTCCCTATGTTGGGAACATGTGGTAGCAAATGCTTTCCCCTACCTGCTCATGATCCAAACTAACACCTCCATGCTGCGCCCTGTATGAAGATTTCCCAGAAACTCTTATCTCAGTATTCTTCAGGAACAGGAGTGGGTTGGGGCAAGAAATTCACAAAGTCCCCAAACATTTCAAATTCCTTCTTTCTACCATCTCTAATGGCAAGTTGCTATTGCTTGTAGCAGATCTCCACCTACCTGGAGGACTCAGGTAGGAAAGCACTCCCAAAGCTAAAGGAATATACCCCTTCATCTGTGGAGAGCACACCAAGTCCCAGAAACCAGCCTGATGCAGCTTTCAGCTGAACAGTCCCTGGATAGGAACACAGTGTCTTACAACTGCATGCCAGACAGCTCAGACAACAGCAGTTCCTTTTCCAGCATGGAAGAGGATAATAAGAAGTTCCAGATAGTCTTTAAATGAACCACGCTCCACATGCACGTAAGTATTTTCAACATATCAAGCCACAAAATCTATTCAGACCAGCAGAAGTCTGGGGATCTGAAGTGCAACATAAGAGGACACTGCCAGAGAAACACATCCATATCTCACTTGCCTTCCAACTTAGAACACCAGCCGGCTTGATTCTAGTACACCTATGATGCCTGAGTTTCCAGTCACTCAGTACTGACAGCTCGGACACATCATGGGCTTCTGCTCTGCCTCAAGCACCTGAACATCTCCAGAGCCTTCATCTGCAGAGTCGGGTTCCTCcttcacagcactctccaagaCCCTGCCAGATCATGaagcaggctgcaggtggaaaaTGCACCTACATCACAGGTTTTATTCTTGAAACTCAGCCCTGATTCAGTGTTGTTACTTAGATTTTCCTGTGAGCTCAAATGCACAGTAGTATAGCCCACAGATTGTTTCACAGCTACTTCAGCTCAGCTAGACAGTAGCACTGCCTGTCCTTCTTCTGTCTCCCTATTAATTCAGTCAGTTCACATCTATGCTGTTAGCTACTAGCCCCTCAAAATGCTCCCAGGGCACTCCTTTTAATCCCTAGCAACTGCAATTCACGATTTTCATCAGTATTAGCTGAAACCAGAGATAAGCCCAGCTGACCAGCTTCCCTCTTCAGTCACTGCCATCACCACCACCTATGCTGTTGCATTACAAGACCCAGGCAACCATGCTGCTTGAAAAAGCCCAGGAAGACCACCTTTGGTTTCAACGACCAAACTCTTTCTATATATTTACAATACAGCAGTCAAATTAACACCCTCATCCCTAAACACCATTCCCGTTATTGGCAGACAAATGCTTTCAGTCATTGAAAAGGAAGAGGTGCCAGTCAGGCCTGTCTTCTGGGTCATATTCACATCTGGAACACGGACGATCAAGAAGGTTCAGTGTTTATAGGTTTATGAACAAAACTGTTATACATTGTTCTCAGGTAGCgacagaaaatgttctttccaACAGGATCCAGGCTGCCAACTTAATTCCACAATAGGTTTTGGAAATCCtaaggaagagaggaaagccATGGCTGATAGCCAAGGGCAGATTTCCAATGGATATCCTAACAGCTGTGGTATCAGAGagtttggaaggaaaagaatgagGCATCATGTGAAGGAAGTAGCCCTGCCTCAGGCATTGATGGCTTTCCAGCGGTCACTGTCTATGCTGTTGATGCTGCCCACATGATATGGCATAGAGGCCACATCATCGAGATAGGCTGTGGTGTCAATCTGTGTGCTCGAGTAGAACCCAGAATCCATTCCTTCCTTCTTGGCAACAGCGTAAGGGTGGGGCAGGTGCACATCCACATCCTCGGGTTCATCCACCTGACATTTGTAGGAGAAAAGGATCTTCGGTTCAGACCTGGAATGATTAAAGATTCAAAATACATGCTTAAGCAACATAGTATCACAGCCTTAACAGTATCCTTAACTGAAACGCGGCAGCACTAAAAAATTCTGTGTTCGGACCCTAAAAGCTCTCCACACTAGCTTTCAGTCTTGAAATATACCTAACAGAGTAGCTGCCATAGAGTAATGCTAAATGTAGCTCTGGACTGAGCCACCTATGAGAAATATAAATGGCAGAATCCTGACTAATGCGGGAAAGGTGTTCTATGCTTTGGGAGTTCTGAACTGAGGGCAATGCCACAGCAGCCTGGTCACCAACACAACAGAACAGAAGTCCACCTCAGGTTCCATCCACATGCATCAGAAGACCAAAATACAACACTTGTGGATCAGCAGTTTCCATCTCTAACTCCAGATGCTGttcacttttggtttttttttttaatttcaaaaggcAATAGAGGTACATTTTGATATTTTAGGAGTACTTTATGTTCCTAGTTATTTTAAAGCCTGCTGTTTCTTGCTTATCGACAATAAAAGCTTAAGTCTACACCGAAACACTTGGGTTTTTCCTACCAAGTTGCATCTCCTCTGAGCGGCCACACGGCGGCAACCCCGACCCAGGTACCACACTCCCGGATGCTTTCAACTGGTGATTCTTGGGCCCACTGTAGAGGGGTCCTGAGCCTAAGAGTTACCGAGCCCCTAGATCCTTTCTACAAACCTACCCCCAAACTTACCTAGAAGCCGTTTAACTTCATTAGTTAATTAATTAGTTCAATAGTTAacaaattcagcagaaaaactTTGTACTAAACAGACACTGAAGAAGCAATCCTCATAAAGGTTTGGGAGGAATACAGCTGTCAGCTATACTTTGCATACAAAGGAGTCTTGGATAGAAGCAAGCAGCCCTGGGTCACACAAGAAAAACTTCAAGGACAAATTAAAAACTGGTTCCCTAACTGGCATTCTAGTCACTGCCTTGATTCTACAGATGGGGAGAACCTGAATGCAAAACAATTCAATGACAATATATACCCTCTGAACTCCTGTCCCTGGCTACTCACCCAAAGAAGCCTTTCAGGAATGCCACATAAATGAGAGGTGCAAAGAAGCTGAAGTAAAGGAACGTGGTAGCATCAACACAGCTGTCAATGGCAAAAGGGAACATAGAGGAATTTAACACTCAAGCACAACACAGCTGGATAACACCAGTCAAATCCCCCCAGAATGATCCAAATTCCCTCCAAAATGTCCAAGCAGAGGACAAGGAAAGTCTTGTACTAAACAAATTCAAACTGATGCAAACACACATTGCCGTCAACTGTGTCACTGCTCCTAGACACTCAGAAGGAACCATGCCAAGACCCAAGGTCTGACCAAGAGCACAGTCTCAGTGCTGCCAATTTTGACTCACAGAAGTGACACTGATCCCTGCAGAATGAGACTCCAGATGTGAATATGGGTATCTCCATGCTATTTCTAGCAAAGAGATTATTTCCTCCCTTATTACCTATGAAACACAAGCCAATGGCCAGGCAGGCACCACTGGACTGAAACTATTACCCTCATTTACCACCTCAAGACCACTGCAGAGCACGCAGCTCCgcagagctctgctctgtggGTTTCCTGACCACTTAGAGGTCTTTCTGCACAAAACAGATCCAACCACTTTATTCGTTCTTACAAACTCTgcaaaagttttggttttttaggaGAGGCAGTGTTGAAGGACATTCAACTGCAATATGAGAAACCAGGTTACAGACCTCCTCCTCCAGCATACGTACCACAGTCCTTCTATGATATCCACACAGAGGAGGGCACTGCCCAGGCCCTGCACCAGGTTCAGCAATGCCAGAATTCCAGCATAAACATAAAAACTCTTCCTGGCTGTGGGAAAGCATTGACACAGATGAAGCTTAACCTCATAAGCACCAGCCCAGTGCAAATCTAATGGAGATGGCAAACCCAAGAGAAGCATTTCACCATCTTCTCTGTTTACAAACTCTTGAAGAATTAAGACTGCATTTTCCTGTCCCATGCTGGCAGGACTGATGGAGGTACAGTGGACTAAACCCTACCCTCCTGcatgtgtatacacatacacacacgaCGGGTTTTGAAAACACATGGTCATGTCAACACATGCAAAGATTTCATAGGCAAGCATCTAGAACCAGTGCCAGTCACATAAATGAatgtaagaaacaaacaaaaaaaaccccacagctaaACCTGTGCCCTTCCAATGTACAGTAGTAACAAAACTGTTCAGGAGACTTGGACAGGAGCAGCAGGATATGCTGCACACTAGGGAGATCAGGCCAAGGACCCCTGCTTGTGGCATGTGCCACACATATCCACTCCTTCAGGGTAGTGATATGACATAGATGCCAACAATACTTAGAAAGAGAACAGCCCAATGCAAACATCTTAGTAACAGCTTCTCTCTCTATTCAACAACTGCAGACATTCtgcaacaagaagaaaaaacagagaagcatCTTAATAAATGcccaaataaaaattattaagcAGCTCCCAATTAGTCTTTCTTTCCCGGGGGATGACGAGCATGTACACGTTAGCATCACACACGCATTTCAAAGGAAGCTATTATTAAGAAGCCAATTTTCACAGCTCTCTAAGATAACATATTTACATCACATCTGTATCATTAACTGAGTAGTAGATCTTGTTTTGTTCACGTCATTGTTTAGCTACTGAAGTAGCAATCTGCTCTCCAAAAGGCACAACGTACTATTTTTCCAGAGATAACTATCAGTCCTTTGCCATGTATCTGTACCCTGAGACAGCGGGATTTATCTGCAGCACAACCACGTACAGGAACTTCTTACTCCCACCTATGTTTTATCCTGGCACTGTCTCCATCTATAGTATGGAACACACTACAGTCACTTACAGGGCAAAGAAATCCGGTCTTTCAGAGGAGTTTTTGGAAGAATCACCACCAAGGAATAGACCTGTTGAGACAAAGAACTAACTGTTCCACAGCTGCTTGGTTACGAATTCAACAATCTTTGCAGGGATGGTATGTGGTGTCATGCGCTCCCTAGATGTCTCAGGACAGACCCCCTGATATTAAATGCAGTGCAAATGGTACAGGTGTGAAGGCCCCACATCTCACCCCCATCAGCACAAAAAGACTGGTCACTGAGAAACAAGGGAGTGAAGAACATCTGAACTCAGCTGGAATTCAGCTGCCACAGCTTACATCACTGCCAccacatttttattacttccATCTTCCCTGCCACATGATATATCAATGCCACGCTGTATCAGGCAGGAGGGCGATTAGGGCTTTGCTATACACAAATCATCCTCCTTGCCTCaattataaaatacaaagaagtTATCAGAGTGCGTAACACATGCCCAGTACttaccagaaagaagaaacaggagcTGGCAAGCCAAAAGTGTCTTCCTCCATGGCCATAAATGTTGAAGTCTTCTGCTGAGAGGTGGGCATCAGGGTACAGGATTTCCAGGGTGCCCTAGGAGAGAAGTGGCACCAATATGATTCTGTTCTAGGCAGCATCCTCACTAGAGTGGGTGTCAGGACAAGGG
This window contains:
- the TPRA1 gene encoding transmembrane protein adipocyte-associated 1 isoform X2 produces the protein MMSVMRFSMSDNITHSTALVTALDNVTTLTPTTTQAINDTNITVPHKCLLLLYEDIGKSRVRYWDLLLLVPNVLFFMFLLWKLPSARAKIRVTSSPIFTTFYILVFVVALVGIARAVVSMTVSASDAATVADKILWEITRFFLLAIELSVVILGLAFGHLESKSSVKRVLAITTVLSLAYSVTQGTLEILYPDAHLSAEDFNIYGHGGRHFWLASSCFFFLVYSLVVILPKTPLKDRISLPSRKSFYVYAGILALLNLVQGLGSALLCVDIIEGLCCVDATTFLYFSFFAPLIYVAFLKGFFGSEPKILFSYKCQVDEPEDVDVHLPHPYAVAKKEGMDSGFYSSTQIDTTAYLDDVASMPYHVGSINSIDSDRWKAINA